CTGCGCGAACAGTTCTTTGGCCACGTCAGCAAGCTGAACGCCGGCGGCGCCCAGGCCTTCGCCAAGAGCACCCGCCAGCGCCTGCCCAAGTGGCGCGAGACCATGGAGAAGGTGGCGCAAAAGTACGGGCTCGACTGGCATATGCTGGCGGCACTCAGCTATCAGGAATCGCACTGGAACCCGCGCGCCAAATCCCGCACCGGGGTGCGCGGCCTGATGATGCTGACCCGCGGCACCGCCCGCGAACTGGGTGTAAACCGCCTGGATCCACAACAGAGCATCGACGGCAGCGCCCGCTATATCCTGCAGATCCGCGACAAGATCCCCGAGCGCATCCGCGAACCCGACCGCACCTGGATGGCACTGGCCGCCTACAACGTCGGCTTCGGCCACCTCGAAGACGCCCGCGTGCTGACCGAGAAGATGGGCGGCAACCCGGATCGCTGGCCCGATGTGCGCGCCCACCTCCCGCTACTGGCCAAGCGCCAGTACTACAAGAACACCAGACACGGCTACGCACGCGGCTGGGAACCGGTCACTTACGTGCAGAATATTCGCCACTACCAGACCCTGCTGACCTGGAGTAGCCGCATCGAGGAACAGCGCCTGGCCGCCGCCAACGACGATTCCCACGAAGCACTGGCCGACAGCCAGCGGGTGGAATCCAAAGCCGCCGGATCCGCGTCGGCACTCTGAGTCGCCCCCGCACGGGCGAACACGCAGTTCGCCCCTACAGCCTCCCCGGAGGATTCAACCGGTTAGCGTGCCTTTTATCCCGTTACAGTGACTACAGGGCACTGCATCCCGATGGCGCGAAACGCCATTCATCCCCACCCCGACGGCAGAAACTGCAGATCCCCCGGCTCGTCGATATCCGCCAGCACTTCCAGGTGCGTGCAGCGCAGCCCGCATAGCGCCAGCCGCTCGGCGGTCTGCCGGGCGACGCGATCGGTACTCCAGGCAATGCCTTCAAACAGCGCCGCGGCGCCCCGGTTTAATCCCAGCAGGGTATAGCCGCCATCGCGCGCCGGATGCAGCACCGCATCGGTATCGCCCAGCGCCGTGGCCGCGGCGCGCAGGCGCCGCGCCGTCAGTTGCGGGCAGTCGCTCCCCAGCAATAGCGGCGATACCCCGCAGTCCAGCGCGCGCGCCGCCGCGCGCCACAATCGCTCGCCCAGATCCCCGGGGCCCTGCGCGGTCAACTGGACCCCGCCGGGACACGAGAATTCCCGCCAATAGGCGTGCCGCGCGTCCGGCGCCACGCACAGTTCCACCGGCCCCAGCGCCGCGGACACGCACTGCTGCAACGTATATGTCAGCATCCGCTGCGCCAGCGCCGCCGCACCGGCCGCGCCCAGCGCCGGAATCAGCCGGGTTTTGGCCACACCGGGCAGCGGCGCCTTGGCGAACACAATCAGGCGCGGGGGATTAGCCATGCGGGGACTGGTGATACGAAGGACAGGTCATGCGGGGCAGTTATTCATAGTGGCGCGCCAACACCTCGGCCGGTACGCCGCGCCAGT
This region of Microbulbifer sp. SAOS-129_SWC genomic DNA includes:
- a CDS encoding TIGR04282 family arsenosugar biosynthesis glycosyltransferase yields the protein MANPPRLIVFAKAPLPGVAKTRLIPALGAAGAAALAQRMLTYTLQQCVSAALGPVELCVAPDARHAYWREFSCPGGVQLTAQGPGDLGERLWRAAARALDCGVSPLLLGSDCPQLTARRLRAAATALGDTDAVLHPARDGGYTLLGLNRGAAALFEGIAWSTDRVARQTAERLALCGLRCTHLEVLADIDEPGDLQFLPSGWG